The nucleotide sequence GGAAGCGCAGAAACCTCATATTCATTCCGCAAAAGTGCCAACTGCAAGTCATTTTGTAAATCCTGAGTGAATCTAGGTACAGGCAACATCAGCTTTTTAATTTTCTCCAAAGACTGAATCTGATGATACAATTCGTAAAAACCAAACCCAATTAATTTGCCTTTCTCCAAAACCAGAAACGATTTTTCGCCTAAAGTCCTTCCGGATGAAAACCAGATTTCATTTCTTCCTTTTAGATTAATTTTTTGAGTGAATTCTGCCAAATCTGTCAATTCTTCTCGGGATTTGATATAATTAATCGCTTTCAAACCTTGCGTAAAACTTTTGAATCTCAACAACGGTTTTTCTTCCTGAAGTTTAATTTTCTCTAGAATATATTTGTTTTTTCTGTAAAACAATCCGAAAGTCAATTGCTGTCTTTTGTGGATGCCTTTGTTCTGCATCATCAGTTTGGCGATGAGGTCGGTTCCAGTTAATTCGTAAGAGATTTTTTCAGTCTCTTCTTGCAGTTTTTTGTATTTGGCTTTATCAGAATCGAAGATTTTTTTCGCTGATTTATACAAATCTTCAACAACATCAGAATAGATAATTTTTCCCTCGCTGTTTTGGAGATATAAGATTCCACGTTCGTTCGGAAGGTCTTCCGTCAGAATCTGAATTTTATTGATATAATTTTTGGCGTGATTTTCCTCTTGTTGAGATTGGATGATTTCGTTGTTTTGGTCTTTAATCATCAATAATTTGAACAAATCCAAAGTCGCTCTCGCATCTCCACTCGCACGATGCGCTTCACTCAAAGGAATTCCAATCGATTTGCAAAGTTTACTCAACGAATAGCTTTTCTCATCAGGAATCAATTTTTTAGCCAAAGGAATTGTGTCTAAAGTGTTGATTTTAAATTCGTAACCAAGGCGCTTGAACGATTGGCGAAGCATCCTGTAATCGAAATCAATATTATGTCCAACCAAGATAGAATCCTGCGTGATTTCAACCACTCGTTTTGCAATCTCGTGAAATTTCGGAGCCGTCAAAACCATTTTCGAAGTGATTCCTGTCAACTTTTGAACAAAAGAGGAAATCTCACTTTCGGGATTCACGAGCGAGATAAATTGGTCTGTAATCTCGTGACCGTCAAATCGATAGATAGCAATTTCTATAATGCTTTCTTTCCGAAAAGGCGCTCCGTTACTTTCTATGTCTATTACCGTGTACATCTACATTTTTTCGTTCTACAAATTTAAGAAACTTCCATTTTTAAAATTTCAGCTGGTATTATTATCTTCTCTTTTTCATACTAAACATTCCCAAAATAAACTTGGCGCCTTCTCTTGCTAAAGTATTCAGAAAAGTTTTTCCGGCTCGGCTTTCGATAACTTGCTCAAACATTCCTTGCTCTTCTTTTGGTTGTGCTGTTCTTCCTCTGGTTGGTGTTGGAATGGCAGTTTGTGTATGTTCTTCGATTCTTTTGGTCAGAATTTCGTAAGCACTTTCTTTATCGAGGTCTTGTTCGTATTTTTTGACAAGGTCAGAATTTCTAGTTAGTTCATCAATTTCTGATGCGGTTAAAACATCCATTCTACTCTCGGGTGAAATCAAATAAGTTTGAACCAATGGAGTCGGAATTCCTTTTTCGTCAAGAGCAGTTAC is from Epilithonimonas vandammei and encodes:
- a CDS encoding 3'-5' exonuclease, with the protein product MYTVIDIESNGAPFRKESIIEIAIYRFDGHEITDQFISLVNPESEISSFVQKLTGITSKMVLTAPKFHEIAKRVVEITQDSILVGHNIDFDYRMLRQSFKRLGYEFKINTLDTIPLAKKLIPDEKSYSLSKLCKSIGIPLSEAHRASGDARATLDLFKLLMIKDQNNEIIQSQQEENHAKNYINKIQILTEDLPNERGILYLQNSEGKIIYSDVVEDLYKSAKKIFDSDKAKYKKLQEETEKISYELTGTDLIAKLMMQNKGIHKRQQLTFGLFYRKNKYILEKIKLQEEKPLLRFKSFTQGLKAINYIKSREELTDLAEFTQKINLKGRNEIWFSSGRTLGEKSFLVLEKGKLIGFGFYELYHQIQSLEKIKKLMLPVPRFTQDLQNDLQLALLRNEYEVSALPEK